One genomic region from Mycobacterium basiliense encodes:
- the bsaP gene encoding biotin synthase auxiliary protein BsaP yields the protein MGSLGIPVSAGVYNVYTGELAGTATPTAAQLGLEPPRFCAQCGRRMIVQVRPDGWWARCSRHGQVDSADLETQR from the coding sequence GTGGGAAGTCTGGGTATTCCGGTGAGTGCCGGCGTCTACAACGTCTACACCGGCGAATTGGCGGGTACGGCGACGCCCACGGCGGCCCAATTGGGTCTGGAACCACCGCGGTTCTGTGCGCAGTGCGGACGGCGGATGATCGTGCAGGTCCGCCCCGATGGCTGGTGGGCGCGCTGCTCCCGGCATGGACAGGTGGACTCCGCTGACTTGGAGACGCAACGGTGA
- a CDS encoding 8-amino-7-oxononanoate synthase, with protein sequence MKAPIETSPLAWLEAVEQQRRQAGLRRLLRPRPAVSTELDLASNDYLGLSRHPDVIEGGVQALRVWGAGATGSRLVTGDTELHQELESQLADYVGAAAGLLFSSGYTANLGAVVGLSGPGSLLVSDAFSHASLVDACRLSRARVVVTPNRDVGAVEAALSSRGEERAVVVTDSVFSADGVLAPVRELHDVCRRHAALLIVDEAHGLGVRGNGRGLLHEVGLAGAPDVVLTTTLSKALGSQGGVVLGPASVRAHLIDAARPFIFDTGLAPAAVGAALAALRVLKAEAWRPDAVLRHARELARICELAPEPAPQSAVVSVILGDPELALAAATACLDAGVKVGCFRPPTVPAGTSRLRLTARASLTSDELDLARQVLTDVLRGPSRALR encoded by the coding sequence ATGAAAGCACCGATCGAGACGTCACCGCTGGCCTGGCTGGAGGCGGTGGAGCAACAGCGTCGTCAAGCAGGGCTGCGCCGCCTGCTGCGGCCGCGGCCTGCTGTGTCGACCGAGCTTGATCTGGCGTCCAACGACTACCTTGGCCTGTCCCGGCATCCAGACGTCATCGAGGGGGGTGTCCAGGCGCTGCGTGTCTGGGGCGCCGGTGCCACCGGTTCTCGCCTGGTCACCGGCGACACCGAGCTGCACCAGGAGCTGGAGTCCCAGCTGGCCGACTACGTCGGCGCGGCGGCCGGACTGCTGTTCTCGTCCGGATACACGGCGAATCTGGGCGCCGTCGTGGGTCTGTCCGGCCCGGGGTCGCTGCTGGTGTCCGATGCCTTTTCGCACGCATCGCTGGTGGACGCGTGTCGGCTGTCGCGAGCGCGGGTGGTAGTCACGCCGAATCGTGATGTCGGCGCGGTCGAGGCCGCGCTGTCCTCACGCGGGGAAGAGCGTGCCGTGGTGGTCACCGATTCCGTATTCAGCGCCGATGGCGTGCTGGCCCCCGTGCGTGAGTTGCACGACGTGTGTCGCAGGCACGCAGCGCTGCTCATTGTCGACGAGGCGCACGGCCTCGGGGTACGGGGAAACGGGCGTGGCCTACTGCACGAGGTCGGGCTCGCGGGGGCGCCCGATGTGGTGCTGACCACGACATTGTCCAAGGCCCTGGGCAGTCAGGGCGGTGTGGTTCTCGGGCCGGCATCGGTGCGCGCTCATTTGATCGACGCCGCCCGGCCGTTCATCTTCGACACCGGCCTGGCGCCGGCGGCGGTGGGCGCGGCGCTGGCCGCGCTGCGGGTCCTCAAGGCTGAGGCGTGGCGACCCGACGCGGTGTTGCGCCACGCCCGCGAACTGGCCCGAATCTGCGAATTGGCGCCGGAGCCAGCCCCCCAATCCGCGGTGGTGTCGGTAATCCTGGGCGATCCGGAGCTCGCCCTGGCCGCGGCAACCGCCTGTTTAGACGCCGGAGTGAAGGTGGGTTGCTTTCGACCCCCGACCGTGCCGGCCGGGACGTCGCGGTTGCGGTTGACGGCGCGCGCCTCGCTGACGTCTGACGAGCTGGATCTGGCTCGACAGGTCTTAACCGATGTTCTGCGGGGGCCGTCCAGGGCACTCCGTTGA
- the bioB gene encoding biotin synthase BioB, which yields MTQAATEPTADAGRNGVLDSDILAVARQQVLERGEGLNQQQVLRVLQLPDDRLEELLALAHEVRMRWCGPEVEVEGIISLKTGGCPEDCHFCSQSGLFSSPVRSAWLDVPSLVEAAKQTAKSGATEFCIVAAVRGPDDRLLSQVAAGIEAIRNEVEINIACSLGMLSADQVEQLAAMGVHRYNHNLETARSYFTNVVTTHTWEERWQTLSMVRDAGMEVCCGGILGMGETLEQRAEFAANLAELGPDEVPLNFLNPRPGTPFGDLEVLPASEALKAVGAFRLALPRTMLRFAGGREITLGDLGAKRGILGGINAVIVGNYLTTLGRPAEADLELLEDLQMPLKALNASL from the coding sequence GTGACTCAGGCAGCTACTGAACCCACAGCCGACGCGGGCCGGAATGGCGTGCTCGACTCGGACATTCTGGCAGTAGCCCGGCAGCAGGTGCTGGAGCGCGGTGAGGGTTTGAACCAGCAACAGGTGCTGCGGGTCTTGCAGCTGCCCGATGACCGGCTAGAAGAGCTGCTGGCGCTGGCGCACGAGGTGCGGATGCGGTGGTGTGGCCCAGAGGTCGAGGTCGAGGGCATCATCAGCCTGAAAACGGGTGGTTGCCCGGAGGATTGCCATTTCTGCTCGCAGTCCGGACTCTTCAGCTCTCCGGTGCGCAGCGCATGGCTAGACGTTCCCAGCCTGGTGGAGGCGGCCAAACAGACAGCCAAGTCGGGTGCCACCGAGTTCTGTATCGTCGCCGCGGTCCGCGGACCCGACGACAGGTTGCTGTCTCAAGTTGCGGCGGGCATTGAGGCCATCCGCAACGAGGTCGAGATCAACATCGCCTGCTCGTTGGGGATGTTGAGTGCCGACCAGGTGGAGCAGCTGGCGGCGATGGGAGTGCACCGCTACAACCACAACCTCGAGACGGCTCGCTCGTACTTCACCAACGTTGTGACCACCCATACCTGGGAAGAGCGCTGGCAGACGCTGTCGATGGTGCGCGACGCCGGCATGGAAGTGTGCTGCGGAGGCATCTTGGGTATGGGTGAGACGTTGGAGCAGCGGGCCGAATTCGCCGCCAACCTGGCCGAGTTGGGCCCCGATGAGGTGCCGTTGAACTTCCTGAATCCGCGGCCGGGTACCCCGTTCGGTGATCTCGAGGTGTTGCCGGCCAGTGAGGCGCTGAAGGCGGTGGGTGCGTTTCGATTGGCGTTGCCGCGCACGATGTTGCGTTTTGCCGGCGGCCGCGAAATCACCCTGGGCGACCTGGGCGCCAAGCGCGGGATCCTAGGAGGCATCAACGCCGTGATCGTCGGCAACTACCTGACCACTCTTGGCCGCCCAGCGGAAGCCGACCTGGAACTGTTGGAAGACCTGCAGATGCCATTGAAAGCGCTCAACGCCAGCTTGTAG
- a CDS encoding adenosylmethionine--8-amino-7-oxononanoate transaminase, with translation MSAAGTSSAGLTAEQVSAIDATHLWHPYSTIGNEVLAPLVAVAAQGAWLTLIRDGRPIEVLDAMSSWWTAIHGHGHPVLDAALASQLGTMNHVMFGGLTHEPAARLAQLLVDITPAGLETVFFSDSGSVSVEVAVKMALQYWRSRGRPAKHRLMTWRGGYHGDTFTPMSICDPEGGMHSLWTDILVRQVFAPQVPGDYDPHYITAFEDQLAAHAAELAAVVVEPVVQGAGGMRFHDPRYLTDLRDICRRHEVLLIFDEIATGFGRTGELFAADHAGVSPDIMCVGKALTGGYLSLAATLCTPDIAHTISTGDAGALMHGPTFMANALACAVSVASVELLIEQDWRARVGELGAGLTAGLDPARGLPGVTDVRACGAIGVIECDRPIDVALATPVALDHGVWLRPFRNLVYAMPPYICGAAEIAQITSAMVEVARLIGSRRL, from the coding sequence ATGTCTGCGGCAGGAACATCAAGTGCGGGCTTGACGGCCGAACAAGTCAGTGCGATCGACGCCACCCACCTTTGGCACCCCTACAGCACCATCGGCAATGAAGTGCTCGCGCCATTGGTCGCGGTGGCCGCACAGGGCGCCTGGCTGACGCTGATCCGGGACGGCCGCCCGATCGAGGTGCTCGATGCGATGAGCTCGTGGTGGACTGCGATCCATGGTCACGGGCATCCCGTATTGGACGCGGCCCTGGCCTCGCAGCTTGGCACTATGAATCACGTCATGTTCGGGGGGCTGACCCACGAGCCGGCGGCCCGGTTAGCCCAGTTGCTGGTGGACATCACTCCCGCGGGTTTGGAGACGGTCTTCTTCAGCGACTCCGGGTCGGTATCGGTGGAGGTCGCGGTGAAGATGGCCCTGCAGTACTGGCGTAGCCGCGGGCGGCCCGCCAAGCACCGGCTGATGACCTGGCGGGGTGGCTACCACGGCGACACCTTCACACCGATGAGCATCTGCGATCCCGAGGGTGGGATGCACTCTCTGTGGACTGACATTCTGGTCCGGCAGGTGTTCGCACCGCAGGTGCCAGGCGACTACGACCCGCACTACATCACGGCGTTCGAGGACCAACTGGCCGCACATGCAGCGGAGCTGGCAGCGGTGGTTGTCGAGCCGGTGGTGCAGGGCGCGGGTGGGATGCGGTTCCACGACCCGCGCTACCTCACCGACCTGCGGGACATCTGCCGACGTCACGAGGTACTGCTGATCTTCGATGAGATCGCTACCGGCTTCGGCCGCACCGGGGAACTGTTTGCTGCCGACCACGCTGGGGTGAGCCCGGACATCATGTGCGTCGGCAAGGCGCTCACCGGCGGATATCTGAGCCTCGCCGCCACCTTGTGCACGCCCGACATCGCGCACACCATCAGCACCGGGGATGCGGGTGCGCTGATGCACGGGCCTACCTTTATGGCCAACGCGCTGGCTTGTGCGGTGTCGGTCGCCAGCGTCGAGCTGTTGATCGAGCAGGATTGGCGTGCGCGGGTCGGCGAGCTAGGTGCGGGGTTGACGGCCGGACTAGATCCCGCCCGCGGGCTGCCCGGGGTCACCGATGTGCGGGCCTGTGGCGCCATCGGCGTCATCGAGTGCGACCGTCCGATCGATGTGGCGCTCGCCACTCCGGTGGCCCTTGACCACGGTGTGTGGTTGCGCCCGTTCCGCAACCTCGTCTACGCGATGCCGCCGTACATCTGCGGGGCAGCCGAGATCGCCCAGATCACCTCCGCGATGGTCGAGGTAGCACGGCTCATCGGCTCTCGTAGGCTCTAG
- a CDS encoding 2'-5' RNA ligase family protein: MVHSIELVFDPDTEAAIRRIWGELAAAGIPSQAPASRPHVTLSVAEHIESDVDAVLRPIARRLPLSCTIGAPVLFGRSNVVFARLLVPTGDLLALHAEVHRLCGSHLSPAPMSNSLPNKWTAHVTLARRVGGGQLGRALRIAGRPLQIDGRFAGLRRWEGNKRVEHLIT; encoded by the coding sequence ATGGTGCATTCGATCGAGCTGGTATTCGACCCCGATACCGAGGCAGCGATCCGTCGCATCTGGGGCGAGCTTGCCGCGGCCGGAATACCCAGCCAGGCACCGGCCAGTCGTCCACACGTGACGCTATCCGTCGCCGAACACATCGAGTCCGACGTCGACGCAGTGCTGCGTCCAATTGCCAGACGGCTGCCATTGAGCTGCACGATTGGTGCTCCGGTGCTGTTCGGTCGGTCTAACGTCGTGTTCGCCCGCCTGCTAGTGCCGACGGGTGATCTGTTGGCACTGCATGCCGAGGTGCACCGGCTCTGCGGTTCACATCTCTCGCCGGCACCGATGTCCAACAGTCTGCCGAACAAATGGACCGCCCACGTCACCTTGGCGCGCCGAGTGGGCGGCGGGCAATTGGGCAGGGCGCTTCGCATTGCGGGACGCCCATTGCAAATCGACGGCCGGTTTGCCGGCCTGCGCCGTTGGGAGGGCAACAAACGCGTGGAGCACCTGATCACCTGA
- the glgX gene encoding glycogen debranching protein GlgX: protein MSQNNAGDSGVTPPPLPTVWPGTAYPLGATYDGAGTNFSLFSEIAEKVELCLISEGGSESRISLEEIDGYVWHAYLPNVAPGQRYGFRVYGPFDPAAGHRCDPSKLLLDPYGKAFDGDFIFGQALFSYDMQTVDLGSADPGIPPMVDSLGYTMTSVVINPFFDWGYDRAPMTPYHETVIYEAHVKGMTQTHPDIPEELRGTYAGLAHPAIIDHLKSLNVTAIELMPVHQFMHDSRLLDLGLRNYWGYNTFGFFAPHNQYAANRQAGSAVGEFKSMVRSLHEAGIEVILDVVYNHTAEGNRLGPTINFRGIDNAAYYRLVDTDLRWYKDYTGTGNSLNARHPHVLQLIMDSLRYWVMEMHVDGFRFDLAATLARELHDVDRLSAFFDLVQQDPVVSQVKLIAEPWDVGEGGYQVGNFPGLWTEWNGKYRDTVRDYWRGEPATLGEFASRLTGSSDLYEATGRRPSASINFVTAHDGFTLNDLVSYNEKHNSANGEDNRDGESHNRSWNCGAEGPTDDPDIMALRRRQMRNFWATLMVSQGTPMIAHGDEIGRTQQGNNNVYCQDSELSWMDWSLVDTNSELLIFAQKVTTLRKNHPVFRRRRFFEGEPIRSGDEVRDIAWLTPGGQEMTHEDWNRSFHKCVAVFLNGEAITAPNARGERVVDDSFLLCFNAHDDTVEFVMPGGDYADEWTVELDTNDPVGDADLVVTAEDKVAVPGRSLLVLRKTA, encoded by the coding sequence ATGTCGCAGAACAACGCCGGGGACTCCGGCGTAACCCCACCCCCGCTGCCCACCGTTTGGCCGGGCACCGCATATCCGCTGGGGGCCACCTATGACGGTGCGGGCACCAACTTTTCGCTCTTCTCCGAGATCGCCGAGAAGGTCGAGCTATGCCTGATCTCGGAGGGCGGTAGCGAATCGCGAATCTCCCTCGAGGAGATCGACGGATACGTCTGGCACGCCTATCTGCCCAATGTCGCGCCGGGCCAACGCTACGGATTTCGGGTCTACGGACCATTCGACCCCGCGGCCGGGCATCGCTGTGACCCGAGCAAGCTGCTGCTCGACCCCTACGGCAAAGCGTTCGACGGCGATTTCATCTTCGGACAGGCACTGTTCTCCTACGACATGCAGACCGTCGACCTGGGCTCGGCCGACCCCGGCATCCCCCCCATGGTCGACTCCCTCGGATACACCATGACCAGTGTGGTGATCAACCCGTTCTTCGACTGGGGTTACGACCGGGCTCCAATGACTCCTTACCACGAGACCGTCATCTACGAAGCACACGTCAAAGGCATGACGCAAACTCATCCGGACATCCCCGAAGAGCTCCGGGGCACCTATGCCGGACTGGCCCATCCCGCAATCATCGATCACCTCAAGTCGCTGAACGTCACCGCCATCGAATTGATGCCGGTACATCAATTCATGCACGACTCACGTCTGCTCGATCTGGGTCTACGAAATTACTGGGGTTACAACACTTTTGGATTTTTCGCCCCACACAATCAGTATGCAGCCAACCGGCAAGCAGGCAGCGCCGTGGGAGAATTCAAGTCCATGGTACGCAGCCTGCATGAGGCCGGCATCGAAGTCATTCTCGACGTGGTGTACAACCACACCGCCGAAGGCAACCGACTCGGTCCGACCATCAACTTCCGCGGCATCGACAACGCCGCCTACTACCGCCTGGTGGACACCGACCTGCGCTGGTATAAGGACTACACCGGCACCGGCAACAGCCTCAACGCCCGCCACCCGCATGTGCTGCAACTGATCATGGATTCGCTGCGCTACTGGGTGATGGAGATGCATGTCGACGGATTCCGCTTCGACCTGGCCGCCACCTTGGCGCGGGAGCTGCACGACGTGGACCGGTTGAGCGCGTTCTTCGATCTGGTGCAGCAGGATCCGGTGGTCAGCCAGGTCAAACTGATCGCCGAGCCGTGGGACGTCGGCGAGGGCGGATACCAGGTCGGGAATTTTCCCGGTTTGTGGACGGAGTGGAACGGGAAATACCGCGATACTGTGCGCGACTACTGGCGGGGTGAGCCCGCGACCCTGGGCGAGTTCGCTTCCCGGTTGACCGGGTCGTCGGACCTCTACGAGGCGACTGGCCGGCGGCCGAGCGCCAGTATCAACTTCGTCACGGCCCACGACGGATTCACCCTGAACGACCTGGTGTCCTACAACGAGAAGCACAACAGCGCCAATGGCGAAGACAATCGCGACGGCGAAAGTCACAATCGGTCCTGGAACTGTGGGGCCGAAGGGCCCACCGACGATCCCGACATCATGGCGTTGCGTCGCCGCCAAATGCGCAACTTCTGGGCCACATTGATGGTCAGCCAGGGCACGCCGATGATCGCCCACGGCGACGAGATCGGACGCACCCAGCAGGGCAACAACAACGTCTATTGCCAAGACTCCGAATTGTCGTGGATGGACTGGTCTTTGGTCGATACGAACTCCGAACTGCTGATTTTTGCGCAAAAGGTAACCACTTTGCGCAAGAACCACCCGGTCTTTCGCAGGCGACGGTTCTTCGAGGGTGAGCCGATCCGAAGCGGTGACGAGGTACGAGACATCGCCTGGCTGACACCGGGTGGCCAAGAGATGACCCACGAGGATTGGAATCGGAGCTTCCACAAGTGCGTTGCCGTCTTCCTCAATGGTGAGGCGATTACCGCGCCCAACGCTCGTGGTGAGCGGGTAGTCGACGACTCGTTCCTGTTGTGCTTCAACGCTCATGACGACACGGTGGAGTTCGTCATGCCGGGCGGCGACTATGCCGACGAGTGGACCGTAGAGCTAGATACCAACGATCCGGTCGGTGACGCCGATCTGGTCGTCACTGCCGAGGACAAGGTTGCAGTTCCTGGACGTTCCCTGCTTGTTCTACGTAAGACCGCATAG
- the bioD gene encoding dethiobiotin synthase, producing MTVLVVTGTDTGVGKTIATAALAARLRQSGIDVAVCKPVQTGTDTGDDDLAEIGRLSGVTELVGLARYPLPMAPAAAAAQAGAPLPTRDQVLQLIRGLDRPGRVTLVEGAGGLLVELADSGVTLRDLAVDLGAEALVVVTAELGTLNHTALTLESLVAQRVLCAGLVIGSWPAHPGLVETSNRSALAQMAPVRAVLPAGAAESDTVHFAAMSAGAFDPGWVAALAR from the coding sequence TTGACCGTCCTGGTCGTTACCGGGACCGATACCGGCGTGGGGAAGACGATCGCTACCGCCGCGTTGGCCGCACGCCTGCGCCAGAGCGGCATCGATGTGGCGGTGTGTAAACCGGTTCAGACCGGTACCGACACCGGCGACGACGATCTCGCCGAGATTGGCCGACTGTCCGGCGTAACCGAACTCGTCGGATTGGCGCGCTATCCGCTGCCGATGGCGCCGGCCGCAGCCGCTGCGCAGGCCGGCGCCCCCTTGCCCACTCGCGATCAGGTGTTGCAGCTCATCCGCGGGCTCGACCGACCGGGGCGCGTGACGCTGGTGGAGGGCGCAGGAGGGCTGCTGGTTGAACTTGCCGACTCGGGAGTGACGCTGCGCGACCTCGCGGTGGATCTGGGTGCTGAGGCGCTGGTCGTTGTCACCGCAGAACTGGGTACCCTCAACCACACCGCGTTGACACTGGAATCGCTTGTAGCACAAAGGGTTCTATGCGCTGGACTGGTAATCGGCAGCTGGCCGGCACATCCTGGATTGGTGGAGACCTCAAATCGGTCTGCCTTGGCCCAGATGGCTCCTGTGCGGGCCGTGCTTCCCGCGGGCGCGGCGGAGTCGGACACCGTGCATTTCGCGGCCATGAGCGCAGGCGCGTTCGACCCCGGCTGGGTGGCTGCATTGGCCCGCTGA
- a CDS encoding DUF2567 domain-containing protein, which yields MITVVLGLSATGVVIGGLWAWLAPSIHAVVAIDRAGERVHDYLGSESQNFFIAPFLMLGLLGAVAVVASVLAWQWREHRGPGMVVALSVGLAGAAAAAIAVGALVVRWRYGVLDFDTVVLATGEHSLTYVTQAPPVLFARQPWLVVTTLLSPAATASLVYALIAAGAVRDDLGGYPAVERLPNETAETSAAPTS from the coding sequence ATGATCACTGTGGTCCTGGGGTTGTCGGCAACGGGTGTGGTGATCGGCGGGCTGTGGGCGTGGCTGGCACCGTCCATCCACGCGGTGGTGGCGATCGACCGCGCCGGTGAACGGGTGCACGACTATCTAGGCAGCGAATCGCAGAACTTCTTCATCGCGCCGTTCTTAATGCTCGGCTTGTTGGGTGCGGTGGCGGTGGTGGCGTCGGTGCTGGCATGGCAGTGGCGCGAACATCGCGGTCCGGGGATGGTCGTAGCGCTCTCGGTCGGGTTGGCCGGTGCTGCCGCAGCGGCGATCGCCGTAGGTGCGTTGGTGGTGCGGTGGCGCTACGGCGTGCTGGACTTCGATACCGTTGTGCTGGCAACCGGTGAGCACTCGTTGACCTACGTTACCCAGGCGCCGCCGGTGTTGTTTGCCCGCCAGCCGTGGTTGGTGGTGACCACCTTGCTGTCGCCGGCCGCCACGGCGTCACTGGTCTACGCATTGATCGCAGCCGGAGCCGTACGCGATGACCTGGGGGGCTATCCGGCTGTCGAGCGGCTACCGAACGAGACGGCGGAGACCTCAGCAGCCCCCACGTCGTAG
- the ripD gene encoding NlpC/P60 family peptidoglycan-binding protein RipD yields the protein MKRIYAFAIGLAMMTAPMVAAPGLATAEPGVRSTDYQQVTDVVIARGLAQRGVPFSWAGGGITGPTRGKGTGMYTVGFDASGLIQYAYAGAGIKLPRSSGEMYKVGQKVLPQQARKGDLIFYGPEGTQSVSMYLGNGQMLEVSDSVQVSPVRTKDMMPYLVRVLGTQQQPLQQAPLQQAPLQQQPLPQQPLQQAPLQQAPTQRAPLQQQPLLQAPTQRAPLQQAPAPQAPTQQAPTQLAPTRQAPTQQAPALQVPAQTAPIQLAPVGTTG from the coding sequence ATGAAACGCATCTACGCCTTCGCGATTGGTCTGGCGATGATGACGGCCCCCATGGTGGCCGCCCCCGGTCTCGCGACCGCAGAGCCCGGCGTTCGATCGACGGACTACCAGCAGGTCACCGACGTTGTGATCGCGCGCGGCCTGGCACAGCGCGGCGTGCCGTTCTCCTGGGCCGGCGGCGGCATCACCGGCCCCACCCGAGGCAAGGGCACCGGCATGTACACCGTCGGATTCGACGCCTCCGGCCTGATCCAGTACGCCTACGCCGGCGCCGGGATCAAGCTCCCGCGGTCTTCCGGCGAAATGTACAAGGTCGGCCAGAAGGTCCTGCCACAGCAGGCACGCAAGGGCGACCTGATCTTCTACGGTCCCGAAGGGACGCAAAGTGTCTCGATGTATCTCGGCAACGGGCAGATGCTGGAAGTGAGCGACAGCGTCCAGGTCTCGCCGGTGCGGACCAAGGACATGATGCCCTACCTGGTCCGAGTCCTCGGGACCCAGCAGCAACCACTACAACAAGCTCCATTGCAACAGGCCCCACTGCAACAACAACCGCTACCGCAACAACCGTTGCAGCAGGCCCCGCTGCAGCAGGCACCCACACAGCGGGCGCCACTGCAACAACAACCGCTGTTACAGGCGCCTACCCAGCGGGCGCCACTACAGCAGGCGCCTGCGCCGCAGGCACCCACCCAGCAAGCGCCCACCCAGCTGGCACCCACCCGCCAGGCACCCACACAGCAGGCTCCGGCGCTGCAGGTACCAGCGCAGACAGCACCAATCCAGCTGGCCCCGGTAGGTACCACCGGGTAG
- a CDS encoding acyltransferase family protein: MQTLTTPPAPINTPNAMGTRTAGFYRHDLDGLRGIAIALVAVFHIWFGRVSGGVDVFLALSGFFFGGKILRATLNPDLKLSPIAELIRLVRRLLPALVVVLAGCALLTILIQPQTRWETFADQSLASLGYYQNWELANSASDYLRAGEAVSPLQHIWSMSVQGQFYIAFLLLVAGCAYLFRGLLRGARARHLRTAFVVLLIALTVASFVFAIVAHQSNQSTAYYNSFARGWELLLGALVGALVPYIRWPMWLRTLAASIALVVILFCGALINGVKEFPGPWTLVPVGATMLMILAGANRHAHPSTSDRLPLPNRLLAAGPLVALGAIAYSLYLWHWPLLIFWLSYTGHRHANFLEGAGILLVSGLLAHLTTRHVEDPLRYRAPTEADAATPPIPWRMRLRRPTIVMGSVVVLLGVTLTATSFTWREHVIIERSSGKELSGLSANDYPGARTLINHVRVPKLRMRPTVLEAKGDLPAATKDGCISDFVNPALVNCTYGDSDAVRTIALAGGSHAEHWLPALDLLGRLHHFKVVTYLKMGCPLSTEEVPLIMGNNAPYPQCREWVQTTMEKLVADRPNYVFTTSTRPWNIKPGDVMPATYIGIWQTFSDNNIPVLAVRDTPWMVKDGQPFKPADCLAKGGDAQSCGIKRSELLSDYNTTLDFVSRFPILKPIDMSDAICRKDFCRAVEGNVLIYRDAHHLTPTYMRTMAPELGRQIAAITGWW, from the coding sequence ATGCAGACCCTGACAACGCCACCAGCACCGATCAATACGCCCAACGCGATGGGAACCCGCACGGCAGGGTTCTATCGGCACGATCTCGACGGCTTGCGCGGGATTGCGATTGCGCTCGTCGCGGTGTTCCACATCTGGTTCGGCCGTGTTTCCGGCGGCGTGGACGTATTCCTGGCGCTGTCCGGATTCTTCTTCGGCGGCAAGATACTGCGTGCGACCCTCAATCCAGATTTGAAGCTATCGCCGATTGCCGAGCTGATCAGGCTGGTACGTCGCCTGCTCCCGGCGCTGGTTGTGGTACTCGCCGGGTGTGCCCTACTCACCATCTTGATCCAGCCGCAGACCCGATGGGAGACCTTCGCGGACCAGAGCCTAGCCAGCTTGGGCTACTACCAGAACTGGGAGCTGGCCAACTCCGCGTCGGACTACCTGCGCGCCGGTGAAGCCGTCAGCCCGTTACAGCACATCTGGTCCATGTCCGTGCAAGGACAGTTCTACATCGCGTTTCTGCTACTGGTCGCCGGCTGCGCCTACCTGTTTCGCGGCCTGCTCCGGGGCGCTCGAGCCCGCCACCTAAGGACCGCATTCGTGGTGCTGCTGATTGCGCTCACGGTCGCGTCATTCGTCTTCGCGATTGTTGCCCACCAGAGCAACCAGTCCACCGCGTATTACAACAGTTTTGCGCGGGGGTGGGAGCTCCTGCTGGGGGCACTCGTCGGTGCGTTGGTGCCCTACATTCGTTGGCCGATGTGGCTGCGTACCCTCGCCGCCAGCATCGCGCTAGTGGTGATCTTGTTCTGCGGCGCCCTGATCAACGGCGTCAAAGAGTTTCCGGGCCCGTGGACCCTGGTGCCCGTAGGCGCCACCATGCTGATGATCCTGGCCGGGGCTAACCGGCACGCCCATCCCAGCACCAGCGATCGACTGCCGCTGCCCAACCGGCTGTTGGCGGCCGGGCCACTAGTGGCGCTGGGTGCGATCGCGTACTCGCTGTATCTGTGGCACTGGCCGCTGCTGATTTTTTGGCTCTCCTACACCGGCCATCGGCACGCAAACTTCCTCGAGGGCGCCGGGATATTGCTGGTCTCCGGACTGCTCGCACACCTGACCACCCGCCACGTCGAGGACCCGCTGCGGTACCGAGCCCCCACCGAGGCCGACGCGGCCACCCCACCGATTCCTTGGCGGATGCGGCTACGCCGCCCGACGATCGTGATGGGATCGGTGGTGGTCCTGCTCGGCGTCACGCTGACCGCAACGTCGTTCACTTGGCGTGAGCATGTGATCATCGAGCGATCCTCCGGCAAAGAGCTCAGCGGGCTTAGCGCCAACGACTATCCCGGAGCCCGCACCCTCATTAATCACGTCCGGGTACCAAAACTGCGAATGCGCCCCACCGTGCTAGAAGCCAAAGGCGACCTGCCGGCGGCCACCAAGGACGGCTGCATCAGCGACTTCGTCAATCCGGCGTTGGTCAACTGCACCTACGGCGACTCAGACGCTGTCCGAACCATCGCGTTGGCCGGGGGCTCGCATGCCGAACACTGGCTACCCGCACTCGACCTGCTGGGCCGGCTCCACCATTTCAAAGTAGTGACATATCTGAAGATGGGCTGCCCGTTGTCCACCGAGGAAGTCCCGCTGATCATGGGCAACAACGCCCCATACCCGCAATGTCGCGAGTGGGTACAAACAACGATGGAGAAGCTGGTCGCCGATCGTCCCAACTATGTCTTCACCACCTCGACTCGACCGTGGAACATCAAACCGGGCGATGTCATGCCGGCCACCTATATTGGCATCTGGCAAACCTTCTCTGACAACAACATTCCCGTCCTCGCCGTTCGGGATACGCCCTGGATGGTCAAAGATGGCCAACCGTTCAAGCCAGCGGATTGCCTGGCCAAAGGTGGCGATGCACAGTCCTGTGGGATCAAGCGGTCCGAACTGCTGTCGGACTACAACACCACTTTGGACTTCGTGAGCCGATTCCCCATCCTCAAGCCGATAGACATGTCGGATGCGATATGCCGCAAGGATTTCTGCCGCGCGGTCGAGGGAAATGTGCTGATCTACCGCGACGCCCACCATCTGACCCCGACCTATATGCGGACCATGGCCCCCGAACTTGGGCGCCAAATCGCGGCGATCACCGGTTGGTGGTGA